One Thermococcus sp. EP1 DNA window includes the following coding sequences:
- a CDS encoding transcriptional regulator, whose translation MEFETIDIRDEKARELAQILANDTALSILTLLQEKTLSMSEIAKELNIPISTVSYHLDKMVRVSLVEVAGKKYGKRLQEVKLYRASSKPILLLPRRIPTKKRFLRVFEKMQIISLSIAGLLASSVYIVSNKLLVEKPQPSLENMTYAVEKAPTPTGLETINKTVMPTLAKASPMPYILAVLVFVVSFFLVFRYLLSKRI comes from the coding sequence GTGGAATTTGAGACAATTGACATCAGAGATGAAAAGGCACGAGAACTCGCCCAAATTCTAGCTAATGATACTGCTCTTTCAATTCTCACTTTACTCCAAGAAAAAACACTTTCAATGTCCGAAATAGCAAAAGAGCTCAATATTCCGATTTCTACAGTTTCTTATCACTTAGATAAAATGGTGAGAGTTAGTCTTGTTGAAGTGGCTGGGAAAAAGTATGGAAAAAGATTACAAGAGGTAAAACTTTATAGGGCCTCATCAAAGCCTATTTTGCTTCTCCCAAGGAGAATACCAACCAAAAAGCGATTTTTAAGAGTTTTTGAGAAGATGCAGATTATAAGTTTAAGCATAGCTGGATTATTGGCTTCTAGTGTCTACATAGTATCCAATAAGCTTCTTGTAGAAAAACCCCAACCAAGCCTTGAAAACATGACATACGCAGTTGAAAAAGCTCCTACCCCCACAGGTCTTGAAACTATCAACAAAACTGTCATGCCCACATTGGCCAAAGCTTCACCAATGCCTTATATTTTAGCAGTTTTGGTTTTCGTAGTAAGCTTTTTCCTAGTTTTTCGATACTTATTGAGCAAAAGAATCTAA
- the albA gene encoding DNA-binding protein Alba yields the protein MAEEHVVFIGKKPVMNYVLAVITQFNEGAKEVSVRARGRAISRAVDVAEIVRNRFLPEVRVKEIKIGTEELPTADGRTANTSTIEIILEKP from the coding sequence ATGGCAGAGGAACATGTTGTCTTCATAGGAAAGAAGCCTGTTATGAACTATGTGTTAGCTGTAATAACCCAGTTCAACGAGGGCGCTAAGGAAGTTAGCGTTAGAGCAAGAGGTAGGGCTATCAGCAGAGCTGTTGACGTTGCAGAGATCGTCAGAAACAGGTTCCTTCCAGAGGTTAGAGTTAAAGAGATAAAGATAGGCACAGAAGAACTTCCAACAGCTGATGGAAGAACTGCAAACACATCAACAATTGAGATCATCCTCGAAAAGCCATGA
- the purB gene encoding adenylosuccinate lyase has product MAIHPIDYRYGSEEMKRIWEEENKLQKLLDVEAALARAHAQLGNIPEESAKIISERANTKWVRVERVQEIEEEIHHDIMAVVKALSEVCGEHGKYIHLGATSNDIIDTANALLIKESLEIVLKDLKELRTILKSLAKEHKYTVCIGRTHGQHAVPTTYGMKFAIWLDEIQRHIERIEEAKKRILVGQMSGAVGTMASFGEMGLKIQELVMKDLGLKSALISNQIIQRDVYAELMSILAIIASTLDKIALEIRNLQRTEILEISEPFGKKQVGSSTMPHKRNPIRSEKISGLARVIYSNIIPALLNNPLWHERDLTNSSVERVILPETFVLLDEMLKNMKKVLLGLEFFPENIKKNLYLTKNLIMAEPLMLKLTEKGMGRQEAHELVRRLAMKAFEENRDLLEVLSESKEAREYLTDDDLASLKPENYIGMAPQIVDNVIAYVEEKEKTEES; this is encoded by the coding sequence ATGGCTATTCATCCAATCGATTATAGGTATGGTAGTGAAGAAATGAAACGTATCTGGGAGGAAGAAAATAAACTACAAAAACTTCTTGATGTTGAGGCTGCTTTAGCTAGGGCTCATGCACAACTAGGTAACATTCCTGAAGAAAGTGCAAAAATAATCAGCGAAAGGGCTAATACCAAGTGGGTGAGGGTTGAAAGGGTTCAGGAGATTGAGGAGGAGATACATCACGATATAATGGCCGTAGTTAAGGCTCTGAGCGAAGTTTGTGGAGAACATGGGAAATACATACATCTTGGGGCCACTTCTAATGACATAATAGATACTGCAAATGCTCTCCTAATTAAAGAGTCTTTGGAGATTGTCCTAAAGGATTTAAAAGAGTTGAGAACAATTTTGAAGAGTCTTGCGAAAGAACATAAGTATACCGTGTGCATAGGAAGAACTCACGGCCAGCATGCAGTTCCAACGACATATGGAATGAAATTTGCAATATGGCTTGATGAAATACAAAGACACATAGAGAGAATTGAAGAAGCAAAAAAGAGAATTCTGGTTGGACAAATGAGTGGTGCTGTCGGGACAATGGCTTCTTTTGGTGAAATGGGCTTAAAAATCCAGGAATTAGTGATGAAAGATCTTGGTCTCAAATCTGCTCTAATAAGCAATCAAATAATTCAGAGAGATGTGTATGCAGAACTTATGAGTATTTTGGCCATTATAGCATCTACTCTTGATAAAATTGCTCTTGAGATAAGGAATCTTCAGAGAACTGAAATTTTAGAGATTAGTGAGCCATTTGGAAAGAAACAAGTAGGTTCTTCCACAATGCCTCATAAGAGGAATCCAATAAGAAGTGAGAAAATTAGTGGGCTCGCGAGAGTTATCTATTCAAATATTATTCCAGCACTTTTGAATAACCCTCTATGGCATGAGCGGGACCTTACAAATTCTTCCGTCGAACGGGTAATACTTCCAGAGACATTTGTGCTCTTAGACGAGATGCTTAAAAACATGAAGAAAGTGCTTTTGGGTCTGGAATTTTTCCCAGAGAACATAAAGAAGAACCTTTACCTTACAAAGAACTTAATAATGGCTGAACCATTAATGTTAAAGCTTACTGAGAAAGGTATGGGAAGGCAGGAGGCTCATGAACTTGTAAGGAGGCTTGCAATGAAGGCGTTTGAGGAAAATAGGGATCTGTTGGAAGTGTTGTCTGAAAGCAAAGAAGCAAGAGAGTATTTAACAGACGATGACTTAGCATCATTAAAGCCTGAAAACTATATTGGCATGGCCCCTCAGATAGTTGACAATGTCATAGCTTACGTAGAAGAAAAAGAGAAAACTGAGGAGTCTTAA
- the tiaS gene encoding tRNA(Ile2) 2-agmatinylcytidine synthetase TiaS — protein sequence MKLHIGIDDTDSPEGMCTTYLGALLYREISKIAEPLDLPKLIRLNPNVPYKTRGNGAVAMSFDAKEEDIPKIKNLVLGIVKELSDFSHQNTNPGVVFIEGDVPEKLERFAYQAIWEHLDITDAENIAEELNAEIHKFRLGRGIIGALAAIGHPLKVFTYELLAYRTREFWGTVRKVNKESVFAVDHLTYPFTYDNVDLSKGSVLITPHGKDPVLVGIRGIDKNKVMWAFENIIFEEPIDFFQIYKTNQNTDDHLRFKKIGELKPLESAIVRGKVIKKYWEKGRHVFFEICDESGTLRVAAFEPTKGFRKYVRMLIEGDEIIAAGGVKEFNGVLTLNLEKFYPIKLAEKITYEKPKCPKCKGTMKSKGEYLKCKKCGYKMKKVLIPKRIPRDLKRKIYEVPPDARKHLSRPLVLPTAEDKILDVLKLKK from the coding sequence GTGAAACTCCACATAGGTATCGATGATACAGACTCTCCAGAGGGCATGTGCACCACATATTTAGGAGCTTTATTATATAGAGAGATCTCCAAGATAGCGGAGCCTTTAGACCTACCAAAATTGATCAGGTTAAACCCCAATGTGCCTTATAAAACCCGTGGGAACGGGGCTGTTGCAATGAGTTTTGATGCCAAGGAAGAAGATATACCCAAAATAAAAAATCTCGTGTTAGGAATAGTAAAAGAACTTTCAGACTTTTCTCATCAGAACACTAACCCAGGCGTTGTTTTTATTGAAGGTGACGTTCCTGAAAAGCTAGAAAGATTTGCATATCAGGCTATTTGGGAGCATCTAGATATAACGGACGCTGAAAATATTGCAGAAGAGCTAAATGCTGAAATTCATAAATTCAGATTAGGACGAGGGATAATAGGAGCATTGGCAGCTATTGGCCATCCACTCAAAGTCTTTACTTATGAACTCCTTGCTTATCGGACAAGAGAGTTTTGGGGAACTGTCAGAAAAGTGAATAAAGAAAGTGTTTTTGCAGTAGATCATCTTACGTATCCATTTACCTATGACAACGTTGACTTATCCAAGGGCAGTGTCTTAATAACCCCTCATGGTAAAGACCCCGTGTTGGTTGGAATTAGAGGAATAGATAAAAACAAAGTTATGTGGGCATTTGAAAATATTATTTTTGAAGAACCCATTGATTTCTTCCAGATTTACAAAACTAACCAAAACACAGATGATCATCTAAGATTCAAAAAAATTGGGGAGTTAAAACCCTTAGAGAGTGCTATAGTGAGAGGAAAAGTGATAAAAAAATACTGGGAAAAAGGACGCCATGTCTTTTTTGAGATATGCGATGAGAGTGGAACCCTAAGAGTAGCAGCGTTTGAACCCACAAAAGGGTTTAGAAAATATGTAAGAATGCTCATTGAGGGAGATGAAATAATCGCTGCTGGTGGAGTAAAAGAATTCAATGGTGTGTTAACCCTCAACCTCGAAAAGTTTTACCCTATAAAGCTAGCTGAAAAAATAACATATGAAAAACCAAAATGTCCAAAATGTAAAGGCACTATGAAGAGTAAAGGGGAGTATCTAAAGTGCAAAAAGTGTGGATACAAAATGAAAAAAGTCTTAATCCCCAAAAGAATTCCACGAGACCTTAAAAGAAAGATCTATGAAGTACCTCCAGATGCTCGAAAGCATCTCTCTCGGCCATTGGTCCTCCCAACGGCAGAGGACAAGATCTTAGACGTGTTAAAATTAAAAAAGTAG
- a CDS encoding DUF257 family protein encodes MIEMLERILDNLKWGETVLVEHSTYTPTSKLFHLILNWAKERGYLILIDDILDTLNVYKQHMKIAGLETKVLDESKVIKIRGIQKTGNIVGYISRSDIPVLNKRYQEIFENYFNRERVINCVLGYEKLLITSGSKEEVLQNLINQVMPFIGFEKRIAFYYIPTNVLERAFPEALPLIESVSTTIIKLDKAGKNILFSIVKSIDNELDGIELRI; translated from the coding sequence ATGATTGAAATGTTAGAGAGGATTCTAGATAATCTTAAATGGGGGGAAACCGTTTTAGTAGAACACTCTACATATACTCCAACTTCAAAACTCTTTCATTTAATATTAAACTGGGCCAAAGAGCGAGGATATCTAATCCTTATTGATGATATCCTCGATACTCTTAATGTTTACAAACAACACATGAAGATTGCAGGACTAGAAACCAAGGTGCTAGACGAGAGTAAAGTCATTAAAATTAGAGGAATTCAGAAAACGGGTAATATTGTAGGATATATAAGCCGGAGTGATATACCTGTGCTCAATAAAAGGTATCAAGAGATTTTTGAAAATTATTTCAATAGAGAAAGAGTCATCAATTGTGTTTTAGGTTATGAAAAACTATTAATAACATCTGGTTCCAAAGAAGAAGTACTACAAAACCTTATAAACCAAGTTATGCCATTTATTGGATTTGAAAAGAGGATAGCCTTCTACTACATCCCAACAAACGTCTTAGAGAGAGCTTTTCCTGAAGCACTCCCTCTAATTGAAAGCGTTTCCACAACGATTATTAAACTGGATAAAGCTGGGAAAAATATCTTATTCTCAATTGTCAAATCGATAGACAATGAGCTTGATGGTATAGAGCTCAGGATTTAG
- a CDS encoding transcriptional regulator, translating into MEKERLLRVVEGIFKGTGFKVARMEFRGSCFDLAASRLFLLLFVKVLQNIDSLSEAQAEDLKRLAKLFEASPLIIGLKSKNEELEEGVVYERHGLYALNPQTLYDVLVQNELPAIFAERGGFYVRVDGNYLKELRETHGYSVGELAELLGVSRKSLQNYEKGEQAMSLEIALRLEEIFDAPVAKPIDILNSRVEAKMRVEPETELEREIFRRLETFGMGVVKIKKAPFDAISKEEGLKILTGISERKTTSTVRRAQMVNEVSKIIHSDGLFILEKTKTEVVGEVPLIPKEKLDEIKDADELMEMIEELKKEIKRKIFS; encoded by the coding sequence ATGGAAAAAGAAAGATTATTGCGGGTTGTTGAAGGTATCTTCAAAGGCACTGGATTTAAAGTTGCTAGAATGGAATTTAGAGGTTCATGCTTTGATTTAGCTGCTAGTAGACTATTTTTACTCTTATTTGTGAAGGTTCTTCAGAATATTGATTCTCTCAGTGAAGCCCAAGCTGAGGATCTAAAACGATTAGCAAAGCTTTTTGAGGCTTCTCCACTTATTATAGGTCTTAAATCAAAGAATGAGGAGCTTGAAGAGGGAGTAGTATATGAGAGACATGGACTCTATGCTTTGAATCCTCAAACGCTCTATGATGTACTTGTACAGAATGAGCTTCCCGCAATTTTTGCTGAAAGGGGAGGTTTCTATGTCAGAGTTGATGGGAACTACCTGAAGGAACTGCGAGAGACTCATGGTTATAGTGTTGGAGAACTTGCTGAATTGCTTGGAGTCTCGAGAAAAAGTCTTCAAAACTATGAAAAAGGAGAGCAGGCCATGAGTCTTGAAATCGCCCTTAGATTAGAGGAGATCTTTGATGCTCCTGTTGCAAAGCCAATTGATATTCTTAACTCGAGAGTTGAGGCTAAAATGAGAGTAGAACCCGAGACGGAATTAGAGAGAGAAATATTTAGACGTTTAGAGACGTTTGGCATGGGTGTTGTTAAGATTAAAAAGGCACCCTTTGATGCAATCTCTAAGGAGGAGGGCCTAAAAATACTCACTGGTATAAGTGAGAGAAAAACCACTTCAACAGTGAGAAGGGCCCAAATGGTAAATGAAGTGAGCAAGATCATTCATAGTGATGGTCTTTTTATTCTTGAAAAGACAAAAACTGAGGTTGTAGGGGAGGTTCCATTGATTCCCAAAGAAAAACTTGATGAAATTAAGGACGCAGATGAGTTAATGGAAATGATTGAAGAGCTTAAAAAAGAGATAAAGAGGAAGATATTCAGCTGA
- a CDS encoding HD domain-containing protein — MKPKIIHDPIHGSMKISGLILDLIKTPEFQRLRNIKQLGLAYLVYPGANHSRFEHSLGTYSIAKRLAQELGLTEEESTILEAGALLHDIGHGPFSHTFEQIYEHYVREYDHMHLGQNIILGKIDIIDGETEERQFIPEVLEFYGYEPKEVADIILGKYEKRYLGQALHGDVDVDQIDYLIRDAHYTGVAHGIIDLERLLKILRIHDNELVVDEKGVEAVEGMMVARALMYSRVYFHHTVKIAESMLTRALEFALEDGYLWEFWKMTDCRVLVELEDLEGYPAEIVKRIKYRDLFKAALLLNADELTTEEKRELLNIYKDIKKRQELERALANAVGAKEGEILIEFSTADLMLTEPRLKSTEIGVLMHNGEIRPLTKVTPLANALKRRQTPRWAVLIASPARYVDKIREVWRKVIFS; from the coding sequence ATGAAACCAAAGATAATCCATGATCCCATACATGGGAGTATGAAAATAAGTGGACTCATTTTGGATCTTATAAAGACACCAGAATTCCAAAGGTTAAGAAACATAAAACAATTAGGATTAGCATATCTCGTTTACCCTGGTGCAAATCATTCACGATTTGAACACTCACTTGGAACTTACAGTATCGCAAAAAGACTTGCCCAAGAGCTTGGATTAACTGAGGAAGAGAGTACAATTTTAGAAGCCGGAGCACTTTTACACGATATCGGCCATGGGCCTTTCTCACATACTTTCGAGCAAATATACGAGCATTATGTAAGAGAATACGATCATATGCATCTAGGACAAAATATAATCCTCGGAAAAATAGATATCATAGATGGGGAGACTGAAGAAAGACAATTTATCCCAGAGGTTTTAGAGTTCTATGGGTACGAACCAAAAGAAGTTGCAGATATTATTTTGGGTAAATACGAAAAAAGATACCTCGGACAGGCCCTTCACGGGGATGTAGATGTGGATCAGATAGATTACCTCATCAGAGACGCTCATTATACTGGCGTGGCACATGGAATAATTGATCTCGAAAGACTTCTTAAAATACTTAGAATACATGACAATGAACTAGTAGTGGACGAGAAAGGAGTAGAAGCTGTAGAGGGTATGATGGTAGCCAGAGCATTAATGTACTCCAGAGTTTACTTCCATCATACTGTGAAAATAGCTGAAAGCATGCTTACACGAGCCCTTGAGTTTGCCCTTGAGGATGGATATTTGTGGGAATTCTGGAAAATGACAGACTGTAGAGTTCTTGTCGAACTTGAAGACCTAGAAGGTTATCCAGCAGAAATTGTAAAGCGTATTAAATACCGTGACTTATTCAAAGCTGCATTGTTACTAAATGCTGATGAATTAACAACAGAAGAAAAGAGAGAATTATTGAATATATATAAAGACATTAAAAAACGTCAAGAGCTTGAAAGGGCATTGGCAAATGCAGTAGGGGCAAAAGAAGGAGAAATCCTCATAGAATTCTCTACAGCAGACCTAATGCTAACTGAACCACGATTAAAATCCACAGAAATTGGAGTATTAATGCACAATGGAGAAATAAGACCTCTTACCAAAGTTACTCCACTTGCAAATGCTCTAAAACGGAGACAAACACCCAGATGGGCAGTGTTAATTGCATCACCCGCCAGATACGTTGATAAAATAAGGGAAGTCTGGAGGAAAGTTATCTTCAGCTGA
- a CDS encoding AMP-binding protein: MAGIVLGDINTNDLRYTAEKACETTEFWKEKFMGTNIDELTPNSLLSATDKVFITPHDLYNTDKLWPTYIKNVEIFHGVMRTSGTTGDPKRVPFTHDDKKRYRRQARSWALEYLEGSIMASFTAPLPSSSGVFAIEGFSDANIRYHQIPIQYLRMRDALIKELRGIKATGIFGLTAAVYNLSLTLPEDIRNDIQLIIMGGETLTKELAKVVLDNFPNAVIFDVFASTEDGLTGYRLITKKKVTPFTFSDSLIVLKQTKDEEYKEYHEIYITKVMKEGELTGLPLFNYKIGDLAKVVDGKIVNVIREKDTISLAGAKLHIDQVMDIVHRYPSLIDFVIIYHPLSPENPKPKATIRVGYMGEKPAGVEDEIRELIYEANNPVRYEVEEAKSSELKIEAVPAKEVRKNLPQKPGKTKRIFIVGKDI, from the coding sequence ATGGCAGGGATAGTACTTGGAGATATTAATACCAACGATTTGAGATATACAGCCGAGAAAGCATGTGAAACTACAGAATTCTGGAAAGAAAAATTCATGGGAACAAATATTGATGAATTGACTCCCAACAGCTTGCTTTCAGCTACTGACAAAGTCTTCATAACACCCCACGATTTGTACAATACAGATAAACTGTGGCCCACATATATAAAAAATGTGGAAATCTTCCACGGGGTGATGAGAACAAGTGGGACTACTGGGGATCCAAAAAGAGTACCTTTTACACATGATGACAAAAAGAGATATCGCCGTCAAGCTCGTTCTTGGGCCCTAGAATACCTAGAAGGGTCTATCATGGCATCGTTTACTGCTCCATTACCATCTTCATCCGGAGTTTTTGCGATTGAAGGATTTTCAGATGCAAACATTAGGTATCATCAAATTCCCATCCAATATCTGCGAATGAGAGACGCACTAATAAAGGAACTAAGAGGGATAAAAGCCACAGGAATATTTGGGTTAACTGCTGCAGTATACAATCTTAGCCTAACTCTTCCAGAAGATATAAGAAATGACATTCAGCTCATAATTATGGGTGGAGAAACACTAACAAAAGAGTTAGCAAAAGTAGTTCTTGATAACTTTCCAAATGCAGTAATTTTTGATGTATTTGCAAGCACAGAGGATGGGCTAACCGGGTATAGATTAATCACAAAGAAAAAAGTAACTCCATTTACCTTTTCAGACTCTCTAATAGTCCTTAAACAGACCAAAGACGAAGAGTACAAAGAATATCATGAAATTTATATAACAAAGGTTATGAAAGAGGGAGAACTTACAGGATTGCCACTGTTTAACTACAAGATTGGGGACTTGGCAAAAGTGGTTGATGGAAAAATTGTAAATGTTATAAGAGAAAAGGACACGATAAGTCTCGCCGGAGCAAAACTCCACATAGACCAGGTTATGGACATAGTTCATAGATATCCCTCCCTAATAGACTTCGTGATAATCTATCACCCACTCTCCCCAGAAAATCCAAAGCCAAAAGCTACAATAAGGGTAGGATACATGGGAGAAAAACCAGCCGGTGTAGAAGATGAGATAAGAGAGTTGATATATGAGGCAAATAATCCAGTTAGATATGAAGTAGAAGAAGCTAAATCATCAGAGCTCAAAATAGAGGCTGTTCCAGCGAAAGAGGTTAGAAAGAACTTACCCCAAAAACCAGGAAAGACTAAAAGAATTTTCATCGTTGGAAAAGATATCTGA
- a CDS encoding DUF835 domain-containing protein, whose translation MVDYSMVSTIQGMVVLIADLLAFTLILRVYRKTKRRSALFISLAWFFDFLTVINYTVLNPYAIGFFLSIASVLMFCGTVELCKEEDRRVPLIEILPFSLIGPLLALYFIGLEILAKMGIIDMIEGFLVMAGSHATAGIFFLLAGYSIRGIEDIYGRKARYLFIGLVLFGIHLFPIPIIYGLPEHLQKIYPIIGYAISAVLVVSLTTLTIKLTYSDEFSELRALEVPQITIEPGVLIVNKEKYTILKETLKDIPVLAFVRDLKEASDVWERYFITTISKEGKDNFISPTNLERMTELSYRYLRMMEEKGSRGIVIFDCLEYLLMYNDFRSVMKFLNKVKDFVMHHNGTLIIVAEKDAFEDPQWGILTRLLEET comes from the coding sequence ATGGTAGACTATTCAATGGTCTCCACTATTCAGGGGATGGTTGTGTTAATAGCAGATCTCTTAGCGTTTACTCTTATTCTGCGTGTTTATCGAAAGACCAAACGTAGATCTGCACTGTTTATTTCATTGGCTTGGTTTTTTGACTTTTTAACAGTAATCAATTATACTGTGTTAAACCCATATGCGATTGGATTTTTCTTGAGTATAGCTTCTGTTTTGATGTTTTGTGGTACCGTAGAACTCTGCAAAGAAGAGGACAGAAGAGTACCACTTATAGAGATATTACCATTTTCGTTAATAGGTCCATTACTGGCTTTATACTTTATTGGCCTTGAAATTTTAGCAAAAATGGGAATAATTGACATGATAGAAGGTTTCCTTGTAATGGCAGGTTCTCATGCAACTGCTGGAATATTTTTCCTGTTGGCTGGATACTCTATTAGGGGTATAGAGGACATATATGGAAGGAAAGCAAGATATCTTTTTATTGGACTAGTACTTTTTGGAATCCATCTCTTCCCAATTCCAATAATTTACGGTCTTCCTGAACATCTCCAAAAGATATATCCAATAATTGGATACGCTATTTCAGCAGTATTGGTCGTCTCTTTAACAACTCTCACAATAAAACTAACGTATTCTGATGAATTCAGTGAATTGAGGGCATTAGAAGTTCCTCAAATTACAATAGAACCTGGGGTTTTGATAGTGAACAAGGAAAAATACACAATTCTAAAAGAAACATTGAAAGATATCCCAGTATTGGCATTTGTTAGAGATCTAAAAGAAGCGTCTGATGTTTGGGAACGCTATTTCATAACCACAATCAGTAAAGAAGGCAAGGATAACTTTATCTCCCCAACCAATTTAGAGAGAATGACTGAACTTTCATATAGATATCTGAGAATGATGGAAGAGAAAGGAAGCAGAGGAATTGTGATTTTTGATTGCTTGGAGTACTTGCTGATGTATAATGATTTCAGGAGCGTAATGAAGTTCCTAAATAAAGTAAAAGATTTTGTCATGCACCACAATGGAACTCTTATAATCGTTGCAGAAAAAGACGCTTTTGAAGATCCACAATGGGGCATTTTAACGCGTTTGCTTGAGGAGACATAA
- a CDS encoding Ribonuclease P protein component 3, protein MKFIEMDVRSKDAYELAKEWYDEVVFTKKLILKSLPNFDKLKNEVNELKKEYGKVALLIITDKPSLIREVKRRVPKALIYVQGGNLRVTRFAIESKVDAIISPELGRKDNGLDHVLARLASRNDVAIGFSLSQLFRKSPYERSTLLKFMIQNWKLVNKYKVPRFLTSSAESKWEVRSPRDLMSFGIALGMEIPQAKASLTFYPEKIFRK, encoded by the coding sequence ATGAAATTTATTGAAATGGACGTAAGGAGTAAAGATGCCTACGAACTTGCCAAGGAGTGGTATGATGAGGTAGTCTTTACAAAAAAACTTATTCTAAAAAGTCTCCCAAATTTCGACAAGCTCAAAAATGAAGTTAATGAACTCAAGAAAGAATATGGGAAGGTTGCACTTCTCATTATCACAGATAAGCCTTCCCTAATACGAGAGGTAAAACGGAGGGTCCCAAAAGCTTTAATTTATGTCCAAGGTGGGAACTTAAGAGTTACTCGTTTTGCTATAGAAAGTAAAGTTGATGCCATAATTTCCCCTGAACTCGGGAGGAAAGACAATGGACTTGACCATGTTCTTGCAAGACTTGCATCAAGAAATGATGTGGCCATAGGATTCTCTCTTTCTCAATTATTCAGGAAAAGTCCCTATGAGAGATCTACCTTGTTAAAGTTCATGATACAGAACTGGAAACTCGTAAATAAATACAAAGTGCCAAGGTTTCTAACGTCTTCTGCTGAATCAAAATGGGAAGTTCGATCCCCAAGAGATCTCATGAGCTTTGGAATAGCCCTAGGAATGGAAATTCCCCAAGCAAAGGCATCTCTAACCTTCTACCCAGAAAAAATTTTTAGAAAGTAG
- a CDS encoding RNA-binding protein, translating into MPKLQAHHIRVSTFAHATEDPEKVLEAMGIFFPEDVPSEDIEFEILETEGYFGNPIKVINAEVKRSKSVKKMLEHLKELLNDEDKEYLLENLEEKVDETGTFFIRFNKQKAYLGEAEVDEGEDVIQIKIKIKAFPMKKETVMKTVREWLSE; encoded by the coding sequence ATGCCAAAACTTCAAGCTCATCATATAAGAGTCTCAACATTTGCTCACGCAACTGAAGATCCCGAAAAAGTCTTAGAGGCTATGGGAATATTTTTCCCAGAAGACGTCCCTTCAGAAGACATCGAATTTGAAATACTCGAAACGGAGGGTTACTTTGGAAATCCAATCAAAGTGATAAATGCCGAAGTAAAAAGAAGCAAAAGTGTTAAGAAAATGCTTGAACATCTCAAGGAGCTTTTAAATGATGAGGATAAAGAATACCTCCTTGAAAACCTCGAAGAGAAAGTTGATGAAACAGGAACATTCTTTATTCGCTTCAACAAACAAAAAGCATATCTAGGAGAAGCCGAAGTTGACGAAGGCGAGGATGTTATACAGATCAAGATAAAGATAAAAGCATTTCCAATGAAAAAGGAAACAGTAATGAAAACCGTTCGGGAGTGGTTGAGTGAATGA
- a CDS encoding 50S ribosomal protein L15e has translation MGMYKYIREAWKSPKKTYVGDLLKQRMIKWRREPSIIRIERPTRLDRARNLGYQAKQGYVLVRVRVRKGGRKRPRWRGGRKPSKMGQVRYSPKKSLQWIAEEKAARKFPNLEVLNSYWVGEDGMYRWFEIIMVDPHHPVIKSDPKIAWIAGKAHKGRVFRGLTSAGKKSRGLRNKGKGAEKIRPSIRAHKGRGK, from the coding sequence ATGGGAATGTACAAATACATTAGAGAAGCTTGGAAAAGTCCAAAGAAGACATATGTGGGAGATCTCTTAAAGCAAAGAATGATTAAGTGGAGAAGAGAACCAAGCATTATTAGAATCGAAAGACCAACCAGACTTGACAGGGCCAGGAACCTAGGTTATCAAGCAAAGCAAGGTTATGTTCTTGTGAGAGTTAGAGTGAGAAAAGGTGGACGAAAGAGACCAAGGTGGAGAGGAGGAAGAAAACCCTCAAAGATGGGTCAGGTTAGATACTCACCAAAGAAATCCTTACAATGGATTGCCGAAGAGAAAGCTGCGAGAAAGTTCCCCAACCTTGAAGTCCTCAATTCTTATTGGGTTGGCGAGGATGGAATGTATAGATGGTTTGAGATTATTATGGTGGATCCACACCACCCAGTAATTAAGTCTGATCCAAAAATAGCTTGGATTGCTGGAAAAGCCCACAAAGGCAGAGTCTTTAGAGGACTAACCTCCGCCGGTAAAAAGAGCAGAGGCCTTAGAAACAAAGGTAAGGGTGCTGAGAAAATTAGACCAAGCATTAGGGCCCATAAAGGAAGGGGTAAGTGA